The following proteins are encoded in a genomic region of Luteibaculum oceani:
- a CDS encoding acyl carrier protein phosphodiesterase, translating into MVGALKFYIGGKKRVNFLGHAYLSGNEPEILYGNFIGDAVKGSNYKNYPSSIAKGILLHRKIDFFIDSYPDFKEVKQELYPLASKMTPVVIDLWVDHMLACQWKDYHAKPLLNYAEWVYDTVDEFAPHPEKVNLFLPHMKEHNWLYQYKNADGFKWALVNIGRRIKFPISMIDAADFCIANKSAFEPTFKTYIKKAKRYAQDYLSPS; encoded by the coding sequence ATGGTTGGAGCATTAAAATTTTACATTGGAGGAAAAAAAAGGGTGAATTTCCTAGGTCATGCATATTTATCCGGTAATGAGCCGGAAATTTTATACGGCAATTTTATCGGAGATGCGGTTAAGGGATCGAACTATAAAAATTACCCCAGCTCCATTGCTAAGGGGATATTGTTGCATAGAAAAATTGATTTCTTCATCGATAGTTATCCAGATTTCAAAGAGGTGAAACAAGAATTGTATCCCTTAGCCTCTAAAATGACTCCGGTAGTTATCGATTTGTGGGTAGACCATATGTTAGCCTGCCAGTGGAAAGATTACCACGCCAAGCCGTTGTTGAACTATGCCGAGTGGGTGTATGATACCGTAGATGAGTTCGCACCGCATCCCGAAAAGGTTAATCTGTTTCTACCTCACATGAAAGAGCATAATTGGTTGTATCAGTATAAAAATGCGGATGGATTTAAATGGGCTTTGGTAAATATTGGCAGACGTATTAAATTCCCCATCTCAATGATTGATGCCGCCGACTTTTGTATCGCGAATAAATCAGCCTTTGAACCAACTTTTAAAACCTACATCAAAAAAGCCAAACGCTATGCGCAAGATTACCTTAGTCCTTCTTAG